A stretch of Kaistella flava (ex Peng et al. 2021) DNA encodes these proteins:
- the ffh gene encoding signal recognition particle protein: MFNSLQDKLDKALQNISGRGKISEINVAETVKEIRRALVDADVNYKVAKDLTKRVQDKALGQNVLTSLTPGQLMTKIVHDELVELMGSTHEGINLSGKPSVILIAGLQGSGKTTFSGKLANYLKQKRNKKPLLVACDVYRPAAIEQLKVLGSQTGIPVYTEEGALNPSSIAENAVKFAKENGHDVVIVDTAGRLAVDEAMMNEIKSIHYFIKPEETLFVVDSMTGQDAVNTAKAFNDALNFDGVVLTKLDGDTRGGAALTIRSVVEKPIKFISTGEKMEALDVFYPERMADRILGMGDVVSLVERAQEQFDEEEAKKLHKKIAKNEFGFDDFLKQINQIKKMGNMKDLMGMIPGVGKAIKDVDIQDDAFKHIEAIIHSMTPEERRRPSIINTQRKNRIAKGAGRKIEDVNALMKQFDQMGKMMKMMQGPQGKQMMEMMSKGMPKGAGMPGGNLFGR, from the coding sequence ATGTTCAATAGCTTACAGGATAAATTAGACAAAGCGCTTCAGAATATTTCAGGACGCGGGAAAATTTCAGAAATCAACGTTGCAGAAACGGTAAAGGAAATTCGCCGTGCGTTGGTTGATGCCGACGTTAATTACAAAGTAGCGAAAGACCTCACCAAGCGTGTTCAGGACAAAGCACTCGGTCAAAATGTATTGACCAGTTTAACGCCGGGACAGTTAATGACCAAAATCGTCCACGACGAATTGGTAGAATTAATGGGAAGCACGCATGAAGGAATTAATCTTTCTGGCAAACCAAGTGTAATCTTAATTGCAGGTTTACAAGGTTCTGGTAAAACAACTTTTTCTGGAAAATTAGCGAACTATTTAAAACAAAAAAGAAATAAAAAACCACTTTTGGTGGCGTGTGACGTTTACAGACCAGCTGCAATTGAGCAGTTGAAAGTATTGGGATCACAAACAGGAATTCCTGTTTATACTGAAGAAGGCGCCTTAAATCCTTCATCTATTGCAGAAAATGCAGTAAAATTTGCGAAAGAGAATGGTCACGATGTTGTGATCGTGGATACTGCAGGACGTTTGGCTGTTGATGAAGCGATGATGAACGAGATTAAATCGATTCATTATTTCATCAAACCAGAAGAAACGCTTTTCGTAGTGGATTCAATGACGGGACAAGATGCCGTGAATACTGCTAAGGCCTTTAACGATGCCCTGAATTTCGACGGAGTTGTTCTTACGAAATTAGATGGTGATACGCGAGGTGGAGCAGCATTAACAATTCGTTCGGTAGTAGAAAAACCAATTAAGTTTATTTCTACCGGTGAAAAAATGGAAGCACTTGATGTTTTCTATCCGGAAAGGATGGCGGATCGTATTCTTGGAATGGGTGATGTTGTTTCCTTAGTAGAAAGAGCGCAGGAGCAATTTGACGAAGAAGAAGCTAAAAAACTTCATAAAAAAATTGCCAAAAATGAATTTGGTTTTGATGATTTCTTAAAACAAATCAATCAGATCAAAAAGATGGGTAATATGAAAGATTTGATGGGAATGATTCCAGGAGTTGGCAAAGCGATTAAAGATGTAGATATTCAAGATGACGCTTTCAAACACATCGAAGCGATTATTCATTCGATGACGCCGGAAGAAAGAAGAAGACCTTCTATCATTAATACTCAGAGAAAAAACAGAATTGCAAAAGGTGCCGGAAGAAAAATTGAAGATGTAAATGCTTTGATGAAACAATTCGATCAAATGGGCAAAATGATGAAGATGATGCAAGGACCACAAGGAAAACAGATGATGGAAATGATGAGTAAAGGAATGCCTAAAGGAGCAGGAATGCCTGGTGGTAACTTATTTGGAAGATAA
- a CDS encoding outer membrane beta-barrel protein: MKRIVLALAISFFGTVNAQIKFGINGGFSSAVVSSKFDNLTQGYYAGVFSEIGIPGFATLQPALNYVKIDKDSYFQVPVMMKFYFVPKVNVQVGPQFAFRMNDSASSNKTNFGAAFGLGADLFSGLLIEARYAFQLNEAFKSPAGEKLPFNIFNVGLGIRF, from the coding sequence ATGAAAAGAATAGTACTCGCTCTAGCAATTTCGTTTTTTGGAACGGTTAATGCGCAGATTAAGTTTGGTATTAATGGTGGTTTTTCTTCGGCTGTGGTTTCCAGTAAATTCGATAATTTAACGCAAGGTTATTATGCTGGTGTGTTTTCAGAAATAGGAATTCCAGGTTTTGCTACATTGCAGCCCGCTTTAAATTATGTGAAAATTGACAAAGATTCCTATTTTCAGGTTCCGGTAATGATGAAGTTTTATTTTGTTCCGAAGGTGAATGTTCAGGTTGGTCCTCAGTTCGCTTTTCGAATGAATGATAGTGCGTCTAGTAATAAGACTAATTTCGGAGCTGCTTTTGGATTAGGAGCAGATTTGTTTTCTGGCTTACTAATCGAAGCGAGATATGCGTTTCAGTTAAATGAAGCTTTTAAAAGTCCAGCTGGTGAGAAATTACCTTTTAATATATTTAATGTAGGTTTAGGAATAAGATTTTAA
- a CDS encoding PhoH family protein: MFELKYEIEGIDAKTFYGVNNQYFNLLKSKFPTLKITGRDHFVFALGTQEALDILKNKLNDVVSFISKYNSITLKDYESILNLKDEAEKQMVFDQDIIVKGVNGKIIKAKTTNLKKLVKACDTKDMVFAVGPAGTGKTYTSVALAVRALRDKEVKRIILTRPAVEAGESLGFLPGDLKEKLDPYLQPLYDALRDMIPHEKLEGLIEKNVIEVAPLAFMRGRTLDEAFVILDEAQNTTHSQMKMFLTRMGMNAKFIITGDPTQVDLPMRQKSGLKESMRILKDVDEIGFVHLTEEDVVRHPVVRKIINAYGKEEKRQREE; the protein is encoded by the coding sequence ATGTTTGAACTAAAATACGAAATTGAAGGCATCGATGCCAAAACTTTTTATGGTGTCAATAACCAATATTTTAATTTACTAAAATCAAAATTCCCTACGCTGAAAATTACAGGAAGAGATCATTTCGTCTTTGCCTTAGGAACTCAGGAAGCTTTAGATATCTTAAAAAATAAATTGAATGATGTCGTGAGTTTTATTTCAAAATACAATTCAATTACATTAAAAGATTACGAAAGCATTTTAAACCTGAAAGATGAAGCCGAAAAACAAATGGTTTTCGATCAGGATATTATTGTGAAAGGAGTTAATGGTAAAATCATTAAAGCCAAAACTACTAATCTGAAAAAGTTGGTAAAAGCGTGTGATACGAAAGATATGGTATTTGCGGTTGGGCCCGCCGGTACAGGAAAAACTTATACGAGCGTTGCTTTGGCAGTAAGAGCTTTAAGAGATAAAGAAGTGAAGAGAATTATTCTGACAAGACCCGCCGTAGAAGCGGGGGAGAGTTTAGGTTTTCTACCAGGCGATTTAAAAGAAAAATTAGATCCTTATTTACAGCCACTTTATGACGCACTTCGCGATATGATTCCGCATGAAAAACTAGAGGGGTTAATAGAAAAAAATGTGATTGAAGTAGCGCCACTTGCTTTTATGAGAGGACGAACCTTAGATGAAGCTTTCGTTATTTTGGATGAAGCACAGAATACGACACACTCTCAGATGAAAATGTTCCTGACCAGAATGGGGATGAATGCAAAGTTTATTATCACGGGAGATCCAACTCAGGTTGATTTACCGATGCGTCAAAAATCGGGTTTGAAAGAATCGATGCGTATTTTAAAAGACGTAGATGAGATTGGTTTTGTGCATCTTACAGAAGAAGATGTAGTTCGTCATCCTGTCGTTAGAAAAATTATTAATGCCTACGGAAAGGAAGAGAAAAGACAGCGTGAAGAATAA
- a CDS encoding S-adenosyl-l-methionine hydroxide adenosyltransferase family protein, with the protein MSVITFTSDYGLVDHRVAAVKGAILNLKEEVTIVDITHQIQAYNLLQTAYIVRNAYSYFPKGTVHIISVDSFYTKERKCILYKADDHYFIAADNGVLSLIFYDIKPEAVYEITFNNRFDDEVSFTSTDIFAPVAVHLQNGGLPEVIGRPYKTPKQLSFPRAVFNESEKMLIGEIMYIDNFGNVVSNISRKNFEKSNVGFENYILKFRNLALTRIHNQYTDLVHDWTKEQEFHGKAAAVFNDAGLLELTIYKGNCDSGARTLFGLQVGESIYIEFQ; encoded by the coding sequence ATGTCAGTTATAACCTTCACTTCAGATTACGGATTGGTCGATCACAGAGTTGCTGCTGTGAAAGGTGCTATTTTAAATTTAAAGGAAGAAGTTACCATCGTTGATATTACGCATCAAATACAAGCCTACAATCTTTTGCAGACCGCTTATATTGTGAGAAATGCCTATTCTTATTTTCCAAAAGGGACCGTTCATATTATATCCGTAGACAGTTTTTACACGAAAGAAAGAAAATGCATCCTCTATAAAGCAGACGATCATTATTTCATCGCTGCGGATAACGGAGTTTTAAGTTTGATATTCTATGATATTAAACCTGAAGCGGTATATGAGATTACCTTTAATAATCGTTTTGACGATGAAGTCTCATTTACCTCTACCGATATTTTTGCACCAGTTGCGGTACATCTTCAAAACGGTGGTTTGCCAGAAGTTATTGGCCGACCGTACAAAACTCCAAAGCAACTTTCTTTTCCGCGCGCAGTATTTAATGAAAGTGAAAAAATGCTGATTGGTGAAATTATGTATATCGATAATTTTGGAAATGTAGTTTCAAATATCTCAAGGAAAAACTTTGAAAAAAGCAATGTTGGTTTTGAAAATTACATCTTAAAATTTAGAAATTTAGCATTGACTAGAATTCACAATCAGTATACGGATTTGGTTCATGACTGGACGAAGGAACAAGAATTTCATGGAAAAGCCGCTGCGGTATTTAACGACGCAGGCTTATTGGAACTGACGATCTATAAAGGGAATTGCGACAGCGGCGCCAGAACTCTTTTTGGCTTGCAAGTAGGCGAAAGTATCTATATCGAATTCCAATAA
- a CDS encoding zinc-dependent metalloprotease, protein MKKVFQLCFSLAFFAFGFSQELKPVAQKVKDSKLANKSFVKYDLFTVDQSAQKQALYKAAAEDITVMKLNKSEINRITSERPEALEMTFPFEGKTISVELVKNNFLTHDFKVNTDKGYTTYTPGVYYHGIVKGDNESLVAISFFNNDVVGVTSIKNVGNVVIGKARNSENFVSYNDAKLKGANPFSCSTDELVENQKLSTPYDPATMTAKKTSNCVRIYYEAGYGPYTQNGSNVTTTTNWVTAMHNNISTLYDNDGITVALSEVFVWTTTDPYTGQPDVILGKFRAGRPSFNGDVAQLIRNPATTSIAYLDVLCSSNTYSYSGVNFSYNEVPTYSWNIEAMTHEIGHNLGSPHTHDCSWNGNSTRIDGCGPASGNAGNGTCASGPLPGDGGTIMSYCHLVSSVGINFANGFGEQPGALIRSRINSKGCLGTDCIASCVSTISGLAVSEPTKNSFSATITDNTGAGWKYRLSKPDGTIVQSGVSDNKVLNFTNLEEASFYLIAVGADCTGPEAFASEKLLMTDADWCSGKKFTDTGGENDNYLDNQPFVKTFYPTNPTDKLKITFSKFATDQGDNVIVYDGPNIASPRFPGGTNISGTVIPGPFESTHATGAITFRFIPNGNNTTAAGWVASFECKSLATSENSRVNAVSISPTTTKGIFTITSKDQILSYQVFDASGKLVKTVSRSSGLQEKLDLSTMSAGTYMVSIVTTKETVIKKIIKP, encoded by the coding sequence ATGAAAAAAGTTTTCCAATTGTGTTTCAGTTTGGCATTCTTTGCTTTTGGGTTTTCACAAGAATTAAAGCCCGTTGCGCAAAAAGTTAAAGACTCCAAACTTGCAAACAAATCATTTGTTAAATATGACTTATTTACGGTCGATCAATCTGCGCAGAAACAAGCTTTATATAAAGCAGCTGCAGAAGATATTACCGTAATGAAATTAAATAAATCTGAAATCAACAGAATTACTTCTGAAAGACCAGAAGCTTTAGAAATGACGTTCCCTTTTGAAGGAAAAACTATTTCTGTAGAATTGGTTAAGAATAATTTCTTAACTCATGATTTTAAAGTTAATACAGATAAAGGATACACAACTTATACGCCTGGTGTTTACTACCACGGAATTGTAAAAGGGGATAATGAATCATTAGTTGCCATCAGTTTCTTTAATAATGATGTGGTAGGTGTGACTTCCATTAAAAATGTAGGAAATGTGGTGATTGGAAAAGCTAGAAATTCTGAAAATTTTGTTTCCTATAATGATGCGAAATTGAAAGGGGCGAATCCTTTTTCATGTTCTACGGATGAATTAGTAGAGAATCAGAAGCTTTCAACTCCCTATGATCCGGCAACAATGACGGCGAAAAAAACGTCGAACTGTGTCAGAATTTATTATGAGGCAGGTTACGGACCTTATACTCAAAATGGTTCTAATGTTACTACGACAACCAATTGGGTTACTGCAATGCATAATAACATTTCAACATTGTATGATAATGACGGAATTACGGTTGCATTAAGTGAAGTATTTGTTTGGACAACTACCGATCCTTATACTGGACAGCCAGATGTAATTTTAGGTAAATTCAGAGCAGGGCGTCCTTCTTTTAATGGCGATGTTGCTCAATTAATTAGAAATCCTGCAACCACAAGTATTGCTTATTTAGATGTATTGTGCTCATCCAATACTTATTCTTATTCAGGAGTAAACTTTAGTTATAATGAAGTTCCTACTTATTCTTGGAATATCGAAGCGATGACTCATGAGATTGGCCATAACTTAGGTTCGCCTCACACGCATGATTGTTCATGGAATGGTAATAGTACAAGAATAGACGGTTGTGGACCAGCTTCGGGAAATGCAGGAAATGGAACTTGTGCAAGTGGACCGTTACCAGGTGATGGCGGAACAATTATGAGTTACTGTCATTTGGTAAGCAGTGTCGGAATTAACTTTGCTAATGGATTTGGAGAACAACCAGGTGCTTTAATCAGAAGCAGAATTAATTCAAAAGGATGTTTAGGAACAGATTGTATCGCTTCTTGTGTCAGTACGATCTCTGGCTTGGCAGTAAGTGAACCGACTAAAAATTCTTTTTCTGCAACGATTACTGATAATACAGGAGCAGGTTGGAAGTATAGACTTTCTAAACCTGATGGAACAATAGTGCAATCAGGAGTTAGCGATAATAAAGTACTTAATTTTACTAATTTAGAAGAAGCCTCTTTCTATCTCATTGCTGTCGGAGCTGACTGTACTGGGCCGGAAGCTTTTGCTAGTGAAAAACTTTTGATGACCGATGCAGACTGGTGTTCTGGTAAAAAATTCACAGATACTGGTGGTGAAAATGATAATTATTTAGACAACCAGCCATTTGTAAAGACCTTTTATCCAACAAATCCTACAGACAAGTTAAAGATTACTTTCAGTAAGTTTGCGACAGATCAAGGTGATAATGTAATTGTTTATGATGGCCCAAATATCGCTTCACCTAGATTCCCGGGAGGAACCAATATCAGTGGTACTGTTATTCCTGGTCCATTTGAATCAACCCATGCTACTGGTGCGATAACGTTTAGATTTATACCAAATGGAAATAATACTACAGCTGCAGGTTGGGTTGCAAGTTTTGAATGTAAATCTTTGGCGACAAGTGAGAATTCACGTGTGAATGCAGTATCTATTTCGCCAACTACTACCAAAGGAATCTTTACTATTACTTCTAAAGATCAAATCCTGTCTTATCAAGTGTTTGATGCCTCAGGTAAATTAGTAAAAACGGTAAGTAGATCTTCTGGACTACAGGAAAAATTAGATCTTTCTACGATGTCTGCCGGAACTTATATGGTGAGTATTGTAACCACAAAAGAAACAGTAATTAAGAAAATAATTAAACCTTAA
- a CDS encoding CopD family protein: MLYTIIKAVHIIFMVSYFAGIFYLARIFVYYKDTDEFEEQKKMILREQYVFMARRLWNIITVPAGVIMLVTGLTMISLNFGLMKTPWFHLKLTFLVGLAIYHYWCWKKVLQIKNLHGNILPIENIKLRQANEIATFILFLVVFTVILKSMVIEYWWQLIVGFIVLVLLIMTTVKLVNKKKNK; the protein is encoded by the coding sequence ATGCTTTATACCATTATCAAAGCCGTTCACATCATTTTCATGGTCAGTTATTTCGCAGGTATTTTTTACCTCGCGCGGATTTTTGTATACTATAAAGATACCGATGAATTCGAGGAGCAAAAAAAAATGATTCTTCGAGAACAATATGTTTTTATGGCGAGAAGATTATGGAATATCATTACCGTTCCTGCTGGCGTAATTATGTTGGTTACTGGTTTAACAATGATTTCCCTTAATTTTGGTTTAATGAAAACTCCTTGGTTTCATTTGAAATTAACCTTCCTGGTCGGACTTGCCATTTACCATTACTGGTGTTGGAAAAAAGTTTTACAGATCAAAAATCTTCACGGAAATATTCTGCCTATTGAAAACATCAAACTTCGTCAAGCCAATGAAATAGCGACTTTTATTTTATTTCTGGTGGTCTTCACTGTGATATTAAAATCGATGGTTATCGAATATTGGTGGCAATTAATCGTCGGATTTATCGTTTTGGTACTTTTGATTATGACCACGGTGAAGTTGGTGAATAAGAAGAAGAATAAGTAA
- a CDS encoding ABC transporter permease subunit — protein sequence MFAIFKKELWTYFGNWSAWLIIGAFSLIGTLFLFFFENDSNIFDIGSATLQSYFVLVPWLLMFIIPAISMKTLAEEQQSGTLNWLFSQPIKISEIIIGKFLSVWLVGILCLLPSLVYLYTIYVLGVPEGNIDLGATFGSYFGLVILIAAFSAVGILASSLSQNQIMAYLLGVFISFFLYFGIEQLASYKLLGGADYILSNIGFYQHFLAFTRGLIDTRDIFYFLLVIGICLFLAKIFVEKKK from the coding sequence ATGTTTGCAATATTTAAAAAAGAACTTTGGACTTATTTCGGAAACTGGAGCGCTTGGTTAATCATCGGTGCATTTAGTTTAATAGGAACGCTTTTCTTATTTTTCTTTGAAAATGATTCTAATATTTTCGACATTGGATCGGCAACTTTGCAGAGTTATTTTGTGCTTGTTCCGTGGCTTTTGATGTTTATTATTCCAGCAATTTCAATGAAGACTTTAGCGGAAGAACAACAATCAGGAACATTGAACTGGTTATTTTCGCAACCTATTAAAATATCAGAAATCATCATTGGTAAATTCTTATCAGTTTGGTTGGTTGGAATTTTATGTTTGTTGCCTTCGCTCGTTTATCTATACACCATTTATGTTTTAGGCGTTCCGGAAGGAAATATCGATCTAGGCGCAACCTTCGGAAGTTATTTTGGTTTAGTCATTCTCATTGCCGCTTTTTCTGCAGTCGGAATTCTAGCTTCATCTCTTTCCCAAAACCAAATCATGGCTTATTTGCTCGGCGTATTCATCTCTTTCTTTTTGTATTTCGGAATTGAACAATTGGCAAGTTATAAATTATTAGGCGGCGCAGATTATATTCTTTCAAATATTGGGTTTTATCAACATTTTCTAGCATTTACAAGAGGATTAATCGATACTCGAGATATCTTCTATTTCCTTTTAGTGATTGGAATTTGTTTATTCCTGGCCAAAATCTTTGTAGAAAAGAAAAAATAA
- the gldG gene encoding gliding motility-associated ABC transporter substrate-binding protein GldG, translating into MNKKNLIYSILALVLLLGTFGIFSKRFDLTQEKRYTLSASTIKVLESVKKPLTFNVYLEGDFPASFRQLQNETKFMLEEFRKVNPKIDYKFIDPIKTKMSKDTLAAMGMQPSILPDMKEGKISEIVMFPYAAIKYGLHTTSIPLIVNLSGINASEQLSKSIENLEYNFVSSIKSITAERKKNIGILINQDELRPDEFRGFMEMALENYNAGPIIPKNQTELTYEDVPQLQHMDALVIAKPRKAFTENEKVILDQYIMNGGKTLWMIDAVNAEMDTLFHSKKIMAYPMDVNLTDFFFNYGIRLNAGLVKDMKKSALIRIVSGEVAGNPQYSSFLWPYFPLGIAENKNPITKNINPVKFEFPTSIDTLGRKNIKTKVLFESSERTNIKQVPNYVALAEIVRTDSLSELDKPTQPKIYAVSLEGKFNSAYATRSERKIYPNFKAQSPENKMIIIADGDVARNQIYKGNPLPLGEDLLTKQSYGNEQFLRNALDFLLDDSNLMELRNRNIEARLLDRQRIDEEKTDWQWLNLLLPLGIIGLLGGLFYWWRKRKFE; encoded by the coding sequence ATGAACAAAAAAAACCTCATCTATAGTATTCTTGCTCTCGTTTTATTACTGGGAACTTTCGGTATTTTCTCGAAACGTTTCGATTTAACACAAGAGAAAAGATATACGCTTTCTGCTTCTACCATTAAAGTTTTGGAATCGGTTAAAAAACCATTGACTTTCAATGTTTATCTTGAAGGTGATTTCCCTGCAAGTTTCCGTCAGTTGCAAAACGAAACGAAATTCATGTTAGAAGAATTCCGAAAAGTCAATCCAAAAATCGATTATAAATTCATCGATCCGATTAAGACGAAAATGTCGAAAGATACCTTAGCCGCGATGGGAATGCAACCGTCGATTTTACCTGATATGAAAGAAGGTAAAATCTCTGAAATCGTGATGTTTCCGTATGCTGCAATTAAATACGGTTTGCATACAACTTCGATTCCGTTAATCGTTAATTTAAGTGGAATTAATGCTTCCGAACAATTGAGCAAATCGATTGAAAATTTGGAGTATAATTTTGTGTCCAGCATTAAATCGATAACGGCAGAACGCAAAAAAAATATCGGAATCCTCATTAATCAAGATGAACTTCGTCCAGATGAATTCCGGGGATTTATGGAAATGGCTTTGGAAAATTATAACGCCGGACCGATTATTCCAAAAAACCAAACGGAACTAACTTACGAAGATGTTCCGCAACTTCAGCACATGGATGCTTTGGTCATCGCAAAACCGAGAAAGGCTTTTACTGAAAATGAAAAGGTGATTCTGGATCAATATATCATGAACGGTGGAAAAACCTTGTGGATGATCGATGCCGTGAATGCTGAAATGGATACGCTTTTTCATTCTAAAAAAATAATGGCTTATCCGATGGATGTTAATTTAACCGATTTCTTTTTTAATTATGGAATTCGATTAAATGCTGGTTTGGTAAAGGATATGAAGAAATCTGCGCTCATCAGAATTGTATCTGGTGAAGTTGCTGGCAATCCACAATACAGCAGTTTTCTGTGGCCTTATTTTCCTTTGGGAATTGCTGAAAATAAAAATCCGATTACGAAAAATATCAATCCTGTTAAATTTGAATTTCCTACTTCAATTGATACTTTAGGAAGAAAAAACATTAAGACCAAAGTTTTGTTTGAATCGAGCGAAAGAACGAATATCAAACAAGTTCCTAATTACGTGGCTCTGGCAGAAATCGTTCGAACTGATTCCTTGAGTGAACTTGATAAACCAACTCAACCAAAGATTTATGCAGTAAGTTTAGAAGGGAAATTTAATTCTGCTTATGCAACCAGAAGCGAACGGAAAATCTATCCCAATTTCAAAGCACAAAGTCCGGAGAACAAAATGATTATTATCGCTGATGGTGATGTTGCTCGAAATCAAATTTACAAAGGAAACCCTCTCCCACTCGGCGAAGATTTATTAACCAAACAATCTTACGGCAACGAACAATTCTTAAGAAACGCACTCGATTTTCTTTTAGATGATTCTAATTTAATGGAACTTAGAAACAGAAATATCGAAGCAAGATTACTCGACCGACAAAGAATTGACGAAGAAAAAACCGATTGGCAATGGTTGAATTTACTGCTTCCTTTAGGAATTATTGGATTATTGGGCGGATTGTTTTATTGGTGGCGAAAGAGAAAATTTGAGTAA
- a CDS encoding DUF4268 domain-containing protein translates to MFSKEEAQQVRKEFWIAFGKSFPRKWILYHTKVKDFAFKFNADAKKAEVSLDIEINDEIFRNAYFEKMWSLESILEEELGEIHKDEFYTLENGKVISRFWITKENVSIYNKNTWQEIFEFFVEKMDGFERVFYEYEDFIKDV, encoded by the coding sequence ATGTTTAGCAAAGAAGAAGCACAACAAGTTAGAAAAGAATTCTGGATCGCCTTTGGAAAAAGTTTTCCCAGAAAGTGGATTTTATACCATACCAAGGTTAAAGATTTCGCCTTTAAATTTAATGCTGATGCTAAAAAAGCAGAAGTTTCACTAGATATAGAAATTAACGATGAAATTTTTCGCAATGCTTATTTCGAAAAAATGTGGTCGCTTGAATCTATTTTAGAAGAAGAATTAGGCGAAATTCACAAGGATGAATTCTACACTTTAGAAAACGGAAAAGTCATTTCCCGATTTTGGATTACCAAAGAAAATGTTTCCATTTATAATAAAAATACATGGCAAGAAATCTTCGAGTTTTTTGTTGAAAAAATGGACGGATTTGAAAGAGTCTTTTATGAATATGAGGATTTTATAAAAGATGTTTAA
- a CDS encoding RrF2 family transcriptional regulator, with amino-acid sequence MLSKKSQYALRALSYLVGKKNEGPVLISDIAAEKKIPLKFLENILLELKKAEILDSKKGKGGGYFFNANPADVTLATIIRLVNGPIAMIPCVSLNFHEQCLNCNHEHCSLHDVLIEVRDASLAILEKKTLLDIAD; translated from the coding sequence ATGCTATCCAAAAAATCCCAGTACGCACTCAGAGCCCTTTCCTATCTCGTTGGGAAAAAGAATGAAGGTCCAGTTTTGATTTCAGATATTGCAGCTGAGAAAAAAATCCCTTTAAAGTTTTTAGAAAATATTCTGCTTGAACTGAAAAAAGCCGAAATCCTCGACAGCAAAAAAGGAAAAGGCGGTGGTTATTTTTTCAATGCCAATCCGGCTGATGTTACGCTTGCCACGATTATTCGTTTGGTGAATGGGCCTATCGCGATGATTCCGTGTGTGAGTCTTAATTTTCATGAACAATGTCTGAATTGCAATCACGAACATTGCAGTTTACATGATGTTCTTATCGAAGTTCGTGACGCCTCTTTAGCGATTTTAGAAAAGAAAACTTTGCTGGATATTGCAGATTAA
- a CDS encoding phosphoadenylyl-sulfate reductase: MFSTEEIQQIETLSLEQSLSKLCEMIPDGIVFSTSLGQEDQIITDVIFKNKLPIKVFTLDTGRLFYEHYELLSNNNSKYKIKTEVYFPEADDVEKFVNEKGINGFFHSVENRKECCYIRKVKPLNRALKGAKIWITGLRSEQSENRHSLKMLELDETRQLYKFNPLLHWTYDEVLKYIDEHQIMDLPLHKKGFISVGCKPCTRAIEPGENPRAGRWWWEESQKECGLHSEK; this comes from the coding sequence ATGTTCTCAACAGAAGAAATTCAGCAAATAGAAACCCTTTCCCTCGAGCAAAGTCTTTCTAAATTGTGCGAGATGATTCCAGACGGAATTGTCTTTTCAACTTCTTTAGGTCAAGAAGACCAAATCATTACCGATGTTATTTTTAAAAATAAATTACCCATAAAAGTATTTACATTGGATACGGGAAGATTATTTTATGAACATTACGAGCTTCTTTCCAACAACAATTCCAAATACAAAATCAAAACAGAAGTCTATTTTCCGGAAGCAGATGATGTTGAAAAGTTTGTCAATGAAAAAGGAATTAACGGTTTTTTCCATTCTGTAGAAAACAGAAAAGAATGCTGCTATATCCGAAAAGTAAAACCCCTCAATCGTGCTTTGAAAGGTGCGAAAATTTGGATTACCGGACTACGAAGTGAACAATCTGAAAACCGACATTCTTTAAAAATGCTGGAATTGGACGAAACCAGACAACTTTATAAATTCAATCCACTACTCCACTGGACTTACGATGAGGTTTTAAAATATATTGATGAACATCAAATTATGGATTTACCTCTTCATAAAAAAGGCTTCATCAGCGTTGGTTGCAAACCGTGTACTAGAGCAATCGAACCCGGTGAAAATCCACGCGCTGGAAGATGGTGGTGGGAAGAATCTCAGAAAGAATGCGGTCTTCATTCAGAAAAATAA